The Silene latifolia isolate original U9 population chromosome 4, ASM4854445v1, whole genome shotgun sequence region CACATCAAGACGTCGGTTTTACAGCCTCTACAACCGTATGGTTCTGCCAGTTGAGCTGCCTACGCCATCAACCATACCTGGTGGGCCGGAGGACAACCCCGACAACATGAGCCTGAGTTTATTGTTCCCACCGGAGAAAGACGTGGACGTGCTGGGTGATTGGAGGTACTACTCTTCACGTGGTTGGCTTATTTACGTCACCCAAATAGGCTTGAACATTACCTTAGTGAACCCGATTACTAAGCAAGTTATTCAACCCCCTGCCTTCCCGAACCATATCGAACCATATCGTGACGATGAGATCGTATTCGTGGCCTTTGCATAGCGAATCATACCTGTTTATGTATGATAAATTTGTGTTGTCGGAAAACCCATCAACTAATACGGACTATGTGCTGGCCATGATATTTCCGGCTAATCACGATTTGGCTTTTTGGAAAAGCGGGGATAAAGAATGGACCCTGCTCGACACACATAATTCAATATTCTTTGACATCACTTTTTACAAGGGAGAATTCTATGCCGTGGAGCAACATGGCAAAATTATAGCGATGGGGAATTCAAGTCCTCCGGCAAGGCCAAGGCTTGTGGCAGATTTAGAGTTTCAGTGCACATCCCCAGACTTGTCTTACTTGGTAGAATCAGACGGAGTGTTGCTGCTGGTTTTGCGGGAGCTGGAAGATTATGACGCCTATACATTGGAGCTTGGTTGCTTCACAGTGTGGGAGATAGACGTTGATACCGGAGAGGCCACAGAAACAAAGAGTTTGGGAAATAGGGCACTTTTCCTAGGTCATAACTCGTCCTTCTCCGTGGAGGCGTCTCCTCCTATTTGTAAGCCTAATTGTATCTACTACACTGATAACTATGAAATCAACTATCTCACTCCCGATAAAATAAAAAGGTGTGACATGGGTGTCTATGATTTAAGCTTAGATCAGAAAATCGAAGAATTTTATCAGGGTCCCTCGTGTCTTAGCAAATCTATGTTACCACTATGGGTAGAAATGTAGAATCCCCTAATTAGACTATTTCCAATTATTTGCCCAGATAATCAtcattcaaaatttgagttcttTTATAATGTTTCTTACTTCTTAGACATACAGATTCTGAATTTCTGCTtgttccttgttttttttttctgcaGTATTTTTTGTCAAACTGATTATGTTATGAGCATCTTAACAAATGAATCAAAACAAAGTTCCATATAATAATTtagagtaggtctcctgagagacggtctttTAATAAGCTTTGttgagagaccattgtacaattttaagaaaaaatggtactaaaggtaataaaataggtacaaatcatgattaataataaaatgggtacatttactatgtaaataggtacgaaattactatgacacaatcaataataaaaagggtacgaaatacaaataaaagggtacaaaagattggtctctcaataacttagtgagagaccgtctctcccaagttttagtgaaTAATTTATGGCAAAATCTAAATCTAAATGATCTCATGCTTAAAAGCGTGTATAGTTTCACTGAGATGTGAACATACAAACTACAAAAGACTAACAGCACATCTCATTTCAATCACAAGAAAACCAAAGCAGA contains the following coding sequences:
- the LOC141651347 gene encoding putative F-box protein At5g55150, translated to MIFPANHDLAFWKSGDKEWTLLDTHNSIFFDITFYKGEFYAVEQHGKIIAMGNSSPPARPRLVADLEFQCTSPDLSYLVESDGVLLLVLRELEDYDAYTLELGCFTVWEIDVDTGEATETKSLGNRALFLGHNSSFSVEASPPICKPNCIYYTDNYEINYLTPDKIKRCDMGVYDLSLDQKIEEFYQGPSCLSKSMLPLWVEM